CAACAGTGGAGTTAGAAAGAATCAAGTTCTGCATGGGATCAGTTCCACTTGCAGGCAGGCAGTGTGTGGTGTTAAGGCCagtcctgcttttattttaactcAAGGTGTGAGTTGttgtttcctctgctccttggctGTTTCATGTTTCAATGCTCTGAATCACACCTGGCCGGTGCAAGTGACCCCCAGCCTCAGGTTAGATACTTCAATGTGTATTTTTGCCTGTTTGGAGGAAATTGAGCACTATGAGTCACATCAGAATTCCCGAAATGAAAAGTGGAGATAAGATTTTCTGAGTCCTGGGGTTCCACTCCAGACAGAGTGGAGACTGCCTGAGGCAGCCTTGAGAAATTCCAATGTCTTTGTAGAAGTTGCATTGCCTACCTTCTTCACACTTAATCAGACACAGAGGCTGAGGGATAAGTCTGGTTTcagaaattatcttttcttcCCGTCTGGGCCTCAGGGAAAACTTGTGCCTTAAACCTTTTGTCTCTTAATTTCTAAAGAATTTAGTGTTGCAAGCTCCTCTCCAAACAGGAAACACCTTCACTACTGGCACTAGaactccttttcccccctccaggCTGGCTAAATCTCTTACTTTTCCTCTCCTAGTATTACTGTGGGTGAAGCTGGAGGTTTTTCCACTATTTCAAAATTCCAAGTGGTTCTATGACTCTTGGCCATGGGATAAATGTCCGTTATACAAAgcaatttgaaataaatacttATCAAGTGTTTTAATTTAGGAATGACAAAAACGTCTTCTCGGAGAGATGGAACTGGATTACTCAGAGGTACTTAAAGCTCTATTTTTGTCTGTTGATATGTAAATGCAGATGCAATCTTGTAGATAAAGAACCAGTCTTTAAAAAGGACATGGGAAATTCATCTCTGTCTTTTTCTACATGTACAAATGTACATCTATAGACTCTGTTTTCCTGGGATCCCACCACATTCTGTATTTGTCTTGAATTTGTGATTTCTTCAAGTCCAACAGAGTTTCagataaagtaaaataatttttcactgcaTTAAATTTTCTTGAGATACTGATAGAGATACTGAAAAAATGCTTCTCAAACCAAAACTTACAAATTTCCAACAGAAAGGCAGACTCTACAAAACCCTTGTTTTAGCAATTCTTGgcctctttggaaaaaaattcaattagaACTTTGTCCCTCCAAATCAATCCACCACTACTTGGTACGCACCAAGTGGATGTGCAGCTTTGTTGATCACGTGCCTCCTAAGTTCTCTAAAACACCTTTTGGGTTTTAGTAGATTGTAAAGATTTCTTTCCTCCAGCACCCTGTTTTACAGTGGGGTGGAAATAAAACAGTTCTCTTGGACAGACAGGGTTCTTTGAAAATCTGCCCTTTGAGTTCTGATTCCATCCCTTGTGTGCTCATTTTATGGTGATTTCAGCTAAGCATTGTTTCGCTTGTTTCCTCATAAGAATGTCTCATGGGACGATATTAAAAATCTTAATTATAAGAAACCACAGTGCACTATTGTTTCTTTATTACTGACACAGCCTTGAGGCACAAGCCAGGTTGATCTACCAGGAACAGATCAATCATATCAATGTCAGCTGTTCTTGACAGCCTGGCAGCCTTCTGCTGATTTTTCAATGGTTTCCTTTAACATTTTTCAATGTTCTAGTGTCTTTTCTAGGTGCTCACATCGAAGGCCCGGCTTCTGATTACCTTGAGCTCCTTTTCTGAGATACAGAGAGGCAATATTTGCTCTTTGTCCACCTTTTTACACCTTTTTGCTCATATTCTCAAAGTTAATTGCTGAGGGTTTGGATCTTTTAACCGTAGCTTGATTGGCTGAAACCAACCTAAATAGTCTTCACTCCATAATCTGACCTGTTCTATTTCCCCACACTATTGCGGTGAATATTAACTTTCCTTTATATAGGAAGAAATTACATTTGACATGTTCTCTGTCGATTGGTGTCCTTTAAATGGCAGACCTGGCTGGATTTTACTGGTTTTACTCCTAATGTGTTTATATAGCCCTTTCTTACCTTTTATGTCTCATAGTAGCCTCTTAAGTAAAccttccagctggaaaattAGTTGTGGCTACCTAATTGTTAATTCATCTCTGTTTGTGAGGGAAAATAGGTGATCTGGCGTGTTCCCCCTATAAAAATTGGGCCTTCACTTGTGCAAATAAAATTCTGGAGTGTATAGGAACAAGAAGTGTTCGGCATTTCTAAAAACTTGTCTTTAGTGTCTCCTGATTTTCTGGCAGAGAGGAATTGTATTAATTTTGAGAAACTATGTCTGTGCTCATGTAGCATAAGAAGAGAGCCACAGTTTCATCCAGCTCTGTACAGCACAAGAAACAAGGATCTTACATTCCCAAATCAACTGGCAAAAGAGTAAAAATGCATGAATGTGAAATAACTTTGAGAAGAGAATAAATAAGTaacacagaaatcagaaatggtatttttgtCTTGATTATCTCCAGTTCATCCTAAGAAACTGTAGCACAGGTATTTTCCTTGAAATATCAATGTAGTTTAGCATCCAAGAGGAGCTTTAGCTCATAGGAATCCCCATTCCCCTGAAGTTTTTAAGTGCCTTTGACTTTTAATAATGAGGTTTTTACCTCTGTTGCGGAGTTTTGAGAATGATTTtcaggctttcttttttcctgaaaattttgCCTTCATCTTCCAGTACATTACAGGGAAATAAGAATATAATCAGAGGATTGCagaattccctgggaaaaacCGAAAAGTGTCCCATGGCAATGATGCACAAGGGAATACAGccaacaaaaagaaacagtCTTTTTTTAGGCCGGAgtttttacaagcataatgcTTGTAGGCTTTggtgttttgttattttttgtggGGCTTTCTTTATCTGCTGCAGACAAGAGGTCTCAGACAGCCCCTGCAAAGGAAGACTAGTGTAAGCTATGAAATAAGCTCTTCCTTCCTCCGGAGATTCCACTGGCAAATGAATTCCGATGAAGTTTCCTCAGAGCTTTCTTCAGAGTATCTGCCATGACAAGGGTGAGTGCTTACCAGTAGGAAGCTCATTAAATGGCTTGGAAAAGGGAATCTCCAGGAAAAGGCGcagcattttctgccttttggcGCCTGGGAGCATGAAACTCTCCTGAAGTTGTCTATAAATTTTCTGTGTATACAGTTGTAATAGGTGATcaatgttttagaaaaaaaaaaccaaaaaaccccaaaccctgccctaTCAAGACTGATTGACATTAGTTTGTAGCAGAATAATGTTGAAATTAGGCCCTGCTGCATGATGTGCTGTACAGGTGCATTAAAACACAAGCTTCTGTCTGTGTCCTTCAGGTGGTAAAGCCTCCTGACAGAGAAGGGCTGGCAAACAGGAAGAATTTTCATTGCCAGTTTGAGGCTAAATAAACAGCAGCCCTGATCTGATGCTGCCTGGAAGCCTCAGGACATCTGGTGCTTCTAAGATGGGCTTGCCCAGGCCAACCGAAAGCTGACCTCAGCTTCCCAGAGTTTCTTGATTGTCCATTTGTGTTTCTAGCTTTGCTAGAAAGTGTTCCTCTGAATATTTGTAGGCAGAGGAACGCTTACTAGCAGGTGTGAGCACCTGCTAGAAAATGTTCCTCTGCCTACAAATATTCAGTGTGTTGTTTTTAATCCTCACTCTCTTCAGTAACTGACTTGCTTTCTAAGACTTTGTTGCAATTTGTAGTCAACTCTTCTGATTTGTAACAGGCTGTTTTAGAATGTACTCTTTATTCCATGCTCTTTTCTGAAATAACTTCTTTGATGGGCAGAGATCTTTGGCTACTTGacagttctttcttttttgtgaaaaaattgGGTGATACCAGTTGATGTTAGCTTGGAATTCAGAAGCCATCGATTTTTATTCTGTAAGAACAGCCTGAGGCCCCAAAATCAGAGCTCCAACATGCACTGTATAAACTCATACTATGCTTTACAGATATGAATTAGGTGCTACCCTGTGGCCTCCTATTGCTGCCAGCACTTGTTGAGTCCTTTGCATGTTCAGCCTCATAAATCCCATCCGTAACAGTGAAGCTTTATGCAGCAGTACAAGTAACCAGGGTATACACAATAAATGTGCGTGAATTCCTAGTGTATTGTCTTGTCCACCCGAAAGGTGTATTGGTGTATTGTCTGGTGTATTGGTGTATTGTCTGGTGTATTGTCTTATGCACCTGTTCAGGTGCTGTAACTCTATTGAGATCAGGACACTGAAGAATATGGTCAAAGGGACTCTTCAAAGCAAGGTCCACGTTTCAAGCTTGACTGCTACAAGGGACTGATGAACCTGTATTGTGAAGAGTTCCAGCAATTCTGGGGCTGGCAAACCTGACCACAAATGAGAGCTCGGCGCAGCTGAGATCCATAAGGAAGGGCttgtcctgtgctgcagctccccttTTTGCTCCAGCTTGCTTAACCAGCTTTGAGCGTTGGTGCCTTTCCTACCGAGATACCAGAAGAACTGACACCTCCTTACTGCAAAACATTATGCCAGGTGAAATATTGGAATCTGCTTATTCATGCATTTAATTCCATCTAattgtcctcctcctcctcctccttgatATCCTGGAATTGTGTGTTTCTGTCAGTAAAAGTCTGTCATGGGGCACTTGGCACTCTGTCAGCACAGTGCGACTTTCTGGGAGGGTTGATCTGGCTAGGGGAAACATCCGTCCTGACGTGTGGGAGGGCCAGATCCTGGGATTTtccaagaaattattttccatacGGAATTTCCCGTCTCGTGGAGGGCTGGCTAGTTGAGGGAATAAAAGGCAGAGCACTAGAGAGTCCAGACACTTGGAGCTGAACTTGATTTTCAAGGCTGAGTTCATCCACTTAGCCACAGTCTCTGGGAAGCAGCGTAGAGGAATCCTGTCACCTGGACACGGCAGCTACAAAGTGTGAGTAGAAATGGACTCTGCTATTCTGTTTCACTGTCCACCTAAAGGAGAACTGGACAGCTGGAAATCTGTGTTCATCTTCCTTAAAATCTGCTTACATTTTAAAGTATCTTGAtattaaaaacagtttttaaatgaataattgTGGTTTTTAGGGTAGCTAGGATAAGGGTGAGAGACGAAGAaattttgactccatgtttcagaaggctggtttattatattatgatatatattatattaaaaatgccacactaaaactatactaaaagaacagacagaaagatgcatcagaaggcgagataggaatagaaaggaatgtataaCAAAGGTTTGTGACTCCTGGAGAGTCTGAGTTAGCTGCTTCCTTGATTagttattaaataaaaacacctCACATTGACTAATTAAGGAAACACCTATTACACTCCAcactaataaataataattatttacatcttgaagctgagacccttcagcttctcagaagaagaaaatcctgacaaaatgattttcataaaatatcataactacaaaTAATTTGTGGAAATCCTACTTGTTTAAAAGTACCTAGCAAAAATTGCATGACCAGTAGTTTATATGGATTTTTGACTAATTTGGTTTTTTACAAATATGTTTCTTTGATTTCTCATAGCCATCTGCTTAAAAGATAGAGAAAACTCTCAGAAACATGATTTGCTTGCAGTTCCTGTCTCTTCTTACCTATGGTAAGTGTATATCTCGCTGTGTAGAAAACTAGTGGGATGGCAATATTAGTGTGACTGTTCTCTTTGAGCTCAGCATCAAAGAGAATTTTTGAACCTGCCCTAATTAACCTGGGGCTGTGTTCACACAGAAAAACCTCTGGATGCAATGGCACGTTTTCCCTGCTTGCCTGTCAGAGCCATGTTGGCTCCTATAGTCTCAAAGCTTTGTGTGATCAGACATAGTTTCACAGGCTGAAGTCCTGGACTTGAAGCTGACTTGCCTGGTTTGGAGCTTGCCAGGTGAttgtttataaaataattacCTCTAGTTTATATGCATTTTCAGATACTGACAAGTTTGCAGTGTTTATAGAGCTTAAATTTCCTCTTctagagagagagaaggggaaaagtCAGACACCAACTTTTGGATATCTTCTCATTCTAGGACTTACAGTGCTGCAGGGGGTGAATGGGTGGACATACCATTATTCAGACACAAACATGACCtacagggaagcagagctgtggtgcAGAAAGAAGTATACTAACCTGGTTGCCATCCAGAACAAGGAGGAAATCAAGCATCTCAATGCCTTCTTACCCTTCAATCCGGGTTACTACTGGATTGGaatcagaaaaattaatggTGTGTGGACCTGGACTGGAACTAACAAAGAACTGACAGAAGAAGCAAGAAACTGGGCTTCAGGGGAGCCAAATGGCAAAGGGAACAATGAGGACTGCGTTGAGATCTACATCAAAAGAGGGAAGGATGATGGCAAATGGAACGATGAGCAGTGTGAGAAGAAGAAAGTCGCCTTGTGCTACACAGGTATGGTCTGATAAAGGTCACTCCAGTGTGACCCTGCGGAGCTGAGGTGGTGGCTGGGATGAGTTGTTTAACTTCATCTAATATTTACATCAGAACAAGTGGTCTCGGAGTTTCCAGCCAGCAGAATCCTTTTACTGTGAGCTAGTCTGTAAAAGGTGtgcatttcagaaattcttctgtGAAACGACAGGATAATCCTAAATACCAAACCCTCTGATTTTCTTTTGCCATACAAAGGGCTTGTTTAGTGTCAGAAAGATAAACAAAGTGCTAGCCAGGTTTTCTTAGTGGCTGTTGTTGATTCTTTcataatttgctttattttttttttccagcttcttgCAACCCATCTCTCTGCAGTGGCCATGGAGAATGCATAGAGACTATCAACAACCACACCTGCCATTGCAACCCTGGCTTCTATGGCCCTGAATGCGAGTTTGGTAAGATTATTTCATCCTGCTTTTTCAGCAACTCATGCCACCTGGTGCTCAGTTTGGCTTCTTGGTTTACCTGCTCAGCCAAAGAGACTGACTGTGTACCTTCTTGTGCTTCTTTGAAGTTAAGAGTTGTGATCCACAAAAGAAACCTGACCATGGGAGCCTTGAGTGCCACCATCCCTTGGGGGACTTCAGCTACAATTCCTCCTGCAAAGTTCAGTGTGAGGAGGGCTATGAGCTGACTGCACTGGAGTCTGTCCACTGTACCTCTTCTGGGATCTGGTCTGCACCCCTTGCAGCATGCAAAGGTGAGCTTGCTGCATTGTACATGGCCCTGTAcacctcagtgctgctctggcagtAGGTACAAGTTTGGCAAGTTTGGCCAATTCCTCTGAACACATTACATGGTGTAGGtgctattttatttcagcacaCAGGTCTCTGATCCTGAGGAGGTGAAATGAGTAGGATGAATGTTCtggccttgttccttagaggGAAAGACTTTTCCAACTCTTAGGTGGAAACAGGGAATTGAGCTGACCTAGCTGTGAGACTGCTCTCATCAGGCCAGTTACTCCTGactgtagaaataattttctgaggTGTTTGGCTTGGAATGAGGTACTTTtctaaacaaataaaagcaacaaagGTCACCCAGCAGCAGTCAAAATAGGGAAATTCTGGATTGTAAATAGTTGGTGTTATGAGCTGTAGATAAATTAACAGTCTTGCCTGAAGAGCaagttttccatttaaaaatatttccccttCTGTCTGCTTTCTGAGATGGTGGCATAGTAGACCCCTTTCTAAAGCTGCTCCTGTTTAGTGGATGTGTTGCTaagtttcagaaaagaaaaaaaccttaaatgGTTTGTTGCAAGCTAAGCTCTGTGCTGTCTCTTGTGCCTTTCAGCTGTGACCTGTCCTGCCTTGGAAATTCCTGTCCACGGGGCTGTGAACTGCTCCCATCCCTCTGTGCAGCTCACCTGGGGAACCACGTGTGAGTTCACCTGTGAGGAAGGATTCACCCTGACAGGGCCAGCTACACTGCAGTGTGGCTCTTCAGGGgcctgggacaggcagcagccaaCGTGTGCAGGTAAtttccttgtccctgctcagccgAGCCCTCAGGGCTGCCGGCCCTGCCGCGGTGTTGCGCTGGAGCAGCGGTGCTGATTGCTGTGCGctccttgtgctgcagctgtgcgGTGTGAGGCTGTCCCGCGGCCGGCAGAAGGCTCCGTGAGCTGCGACCGCGCTCCCGCAGAGCTCACCTCCGGCTCACGCTGTGATTTCCAGTGCCCTGAGGGATATGTCCTGGAGGGCTCGCCCAGCACAGAGTGCACGGCGCAGGGACAGTGGTCAGAGCCGGTGCCCAAATGCAAAGGTAAGGCTGTTGGAAATTGCAGTTTTCTGGTCGCTGGGGAACACGCAGAAATCCACGTTCCTGTTGGTCCCTGGCTTCAAACTAAACTCCGTGCTCCCATGTTTTCAGCTGTGCCTTGGAATGCCTGCTCATGGCTCCGAGCAGCTCCCATCCCAAAGTcaaatgaatttgaaaataaattgtacATCTACTATTGCAAAAAATTGGGCCAAAGACAGGAAAGTCCTTAGTTGTTCCAGGTGTGTTCTTTTGCACAACAAAATATGTGCAAGCAAAACATGGGAAATTATATAGAAATTTCACTATTTGTTTACTTGGAacctcttgattttttttttcttgcatacTTCAGTGCTCTACAGCAGGAATAACCATatctttttgtgtttcagtcATTCAGTGTGAACCACTGAGCTCTCCTGAGAAAGGCTCCATGGATTGCTCCCACGGGGCTGGGATGTTCACCTATAACACCTCCTGCCACTTCAGCTGCCTTGAAGGATGGGGTCTCAATGGCTCTCGTGTTCTTGAGTGCAGCCACTCAGGAAACTGGAGTGCCAGCCTGCCCACATGTGAAGGTATTTTGCCTGTGAGCAGCCACAGAGAGGTGGCACTGTATTTTTAGTCAGATGAGGCATGGAAGGGTGGTAGTGGTGGTAATAGCAACCAGTGAGCTAGAAAATGTGTAGAAGTCCATGAATGCAAAAGCCCAACAAAATCACTCATTATGCTTGAAAAtagaagaggggaaaaatcctAAAAGATCTTGGTGGAAAATATTGATTTcgtatatatacatatatatatatatatataacccTGCAACCAGATTTCAGTtctttctgtttggttttaaacaaaatatttctcacaatgagctttttttccatgtgaataGAGACAAAAGCTTTCCTAGACAAACAGAACCTTGTGAGGAAATCTGCACTCATAAGTCTGATTCTCAGTGGAAAAATTGTATAGGTTTTTTTGATTTGGTGTGATAGTTTCTTGGATGGACTCCTCAGCCAAAAGACCTCACAGAGCTTTTTCTCTCAGAGGCTGCAATTTCAAAGGACAGAAGCTCAGCCTTGCCTTCTCATTCAAGGCAGTAAGAGCTCTGTCATTGCCCTCAGCTGGAACACCCCTGGCCTGCCTGGAATGCTTTTGCTTGAGGTCCTAAAAGCTCAATTCCACTTTCATTTGCTTGAACAGAATTTAGATCCTTGAATAATTTCATTGATCTCAGCAGGATTGGTCAAAGAGGAAGATAGCACACAGGGAGTTAAATATGCACTGCAGCATGAAAAATAAGAGGAGCACAAATTGCTGTGCAAGGCTGGAGATTAGAGACAGACCCTGGTGTAGGGAGCTTCTTGCCTTGCCATTATTTTGGCAATGGATGGGGTAATTTTTAGTATTCAGCTTTTTACCTTCTGTACAGGAACTATCCTGTTTCAGCAAGAGAAAACTTAAGTGTTCCAAACTGCAGTTCTGGTTCCTCTTGAAGAGcacaaggaaagggaagaaagagagagggtTTCAAAGACCACCGATGCCCCTTGATCTCACTGAAATCTTTTCATCCTTTCAGCCTCTGACCAAGCCAGCTACATCTCTGTGGCCATAGCAGCcacttctgcctctctgctgtccACAGCATCGTTCCTCCTTTGGCTTGCAAGGCGCTTCCGGAGAAAAGGTGAGCACTCGCTCTGGCTCCACTGCTTTATTTATCTTCCTGAAAAGTTTTcagtgaaggaaacaaaaaaaaaaacccaaaacctccaAAGCCCTATACCTTGCTTGTTGAAAAAGTGGTAATTCCCATACTTAGATAAATTCCAAAATTATCTTCAAGAACCCTCCGTGTATGCTATGTTTGGTTTTTGGATGgacatctgaaaaacaaaaaaaatagtaaaCCCCAAATATTTACACAACAAGAATTAGGGCTTTTGTCTTGAAATACTAATAtcttttcttattcttcttGCAGCAAAGAAGTTTATTCCTTTCAGGTAAGTTGTGTCTcaaaaagcaacaggaaaaaccACTGCCATCACTTTGCTAAAATCCATTTGATAAAAACCTGTTGTCACTAAAGTACTTTccactttttgttttttaggaaCTGGCAGGAAACAGCCAGTGAAGGTAGTTTCCTAAGTGCTGGCGAGAATGTCTAACTCAGGTGTTTCAGGTAAGCACATGTGATGGCTTCACTCACCAATTCTCTTCCTTTTAATCACACAAGCAATCAATCAGAGCTGCTAATTGCTGTACAGTTGCTGACACAGCAGTATGTGCTTTGGGACACCTAATATGCATCTTGGCATTGCATGGCAGTTCCTAACAAGACTGATGGATTTATTGCTGTAGAAATGGTTGTTCAGCTCCTGAAGGACGATTGTGCTTAGCATTCTGTCCAGCTGCAAATGGTATTAGGAACACTTTTGTGCAGTTCTGCTACCTGCTGCATACAAAATTCCTCTGAGATGAGAGCAAATACAAATCTCTGCCAGTTTTCTGATTTATGGAGGAATTTTGTTCTCTTCACAGGAATTGCAGCCATCTTCACTTACATCTCAGATTTCTGGAGAATGAAACTGCCTGCAAATCAGCAGCTGTCCAGATGTTTTTACCTTTTGCTGACAAGATGAGTGACCTTGTGTATGATTCTGGAATCTTGAACTCAAGCTGTCAGGTATTTCCATTGAAGACAAACAGAGAACTTTGGCCTTGTGGCCAAATCCTGCCTACATTCAGCCATGTAGTTATCCTGAACTGGGAGCTTGCCATCTCCTGTTGGGGTGGTGAGTAAACAGTGCACTGCTGCCTAAAGAGGAGGCTggttcctcctctgctccactcAAAGGTACTGAGGTGAGGTGAAGATATGCATTATTTCACATCACTTACTACACTGCTGCAGGAGTCACAGGGGTTATGcttacagaaacagaagaatcag
This sequence is a window from Motacilla alba alba isolate MOTALB_02 chromosome 8, Motacilla_alba_V1.0_pri, whole genome shotgun sequence. Protein-coding genes within it:
- the SELE gene encoding E-selectin codes for the protein MICLQFLSLLTYGLTVLQGVNGWTYHYSDTNMTYREAELWCRKKYTNLVAIQNKEEIKHLNAFLPFNPGYYWIGIRKINGVWTWTGTNKELTEEARNWASGEPNGKGNNEDCVEIYIKRGKDDGKWNDEQCEKKKVALCYTASCNPSLCSGHGECIETINNHTCHCNPGFYGPECEFVKSCDPQKKPDHGSLECHHPLGDFSYNSSCKVQCEEGYELTALESVHCTSSGIWSAPLAACKAVTCPALEIPVHGAVNCSHPSVQLTWGTTCEFTCEEGFTLTGPATLQCGSSGAWDRQQPTCAAVRCEAVPRPAEGSVSCDRAPAELTSGSRCDFQCPEGYVLEGSPSTECTAQGQWSEPVPKCKVIQCEPLSSPEKGSMDCSHGAGMFTYNTSCHFSCLEGWGLNGSRVLECSHSGNWSASLPTCEASDQASYISVAIAATSASLLSTASFLLWLARRFRRKAKKFIPFRNWQETASEGSFLSAGENV